In Methanorbis furvi, the following are encoded in one genomic region:
- a CDS encoding SprT family zinc-dependent metalloprotease, translating into MRSEEVTGFGSVVWEGESIAYTVVYSSRRKSWAVEVKPDGCVIVRMPQHVPPEKVRKLVEEKAEWISTQVKKYRSRVEIVRNYMDGEILPFFGAEYPVVRKTGAVSKAEFLDDCFVITIPDSFDADAARDVSKDMVVLLFRRMGFSPLEEIIAHYAPLAGVEPPKLRIRLQERKWGCCTPKNGIIVNARVLLAPKIVAEYIVVHELAHLRYRHHQKSFWDEVERLMPNYREAEKILKTDGWRFVF; encoded by the coding sequence ATGCGCTCAGAGGAGGTTACGGGCTTTGGTTCAGTGGTATGGGAGGGGGAGTCGATCGCCTACACAGTTGTCTACAGCAGCCGGAGGAAATCGTGGGCTGTTGAGGTGAAGCCGGATGGTTGTGTTATTGTGCGGATGCCCCAGCATGTTCCGCCGGAGAAGGTCCGAAAACTTGTGGAGGAGAAGGCTGAGTGGATATCTACGCAGGTGAAGAAGTATCGTTCCCGGGTCGAAATTGTCCGTAATTATATGGATGGGGAGATACTGCCGTTTTTTGGTGCTGAGTATCCGGTTGTGCGTAAAACAGGGGCTGTTTCAAAGGCAGAGTTTTTGGACGATTGTTTTGTAATTACGATTCCGGATTCGTTTGATGCTGATGCGGCCCGTGATGTTTCGAAGGACATGGTTGTGCTGCTGTTCCGGCGGATGGGATTTTCGCCGCTGGAAGAAATTATTGCTCACTATGCACCGCTCGCGGGAGTTGAACCGCCGAAACTCAGGATTCGTCTTCAGGAGCGGAAGTGGGGATGCTGTACGCCGAAGAATGGCATTATTGTGAATGCCCGCGTGCTTCTGGCCCCAAAGATTGTTGCCGAGTATATTGTTGTTCACGAGCTTGCGCATCTCCGGTACCGTCATCATCAGAAAAGTTTCTGGGATGAGGTGGAGCGGCTGATGCCAAATTATCGCGAGGCAGAGAAAATTTTAAAAACAGACGGCTGGAGGTTTGTGTTTTAA
- a CDS encoding adenylyltransferase/cytidyltransferase family protein codes for MKKIVATGTFDILHPGHLFYLEESRKLGDELWVIVAREQNIKHKPRPIVPEDQRLRMIQGLRCVDHAVLGDTVDMYRPIAEIDPDIITLGFNQKFSEEKLIAEMRKRNIRADIMRIGDFSGCKFNSSTTIIDEAVKRRCEK; via the coding sequence GTGAAAAAAATCGTCGCAACCGGAACATTTGATATTCTCCATCCCGGTCACCTCTTCTATCTCGAAGAGTCGAGAAAACTCGGCGACGAACTCTGGGTGATCGTTGCAAGAGAGCAGAACATTAAGCACAAGCCGCGCCCGATCGTTCCAGAAGATCAGCGTCTGCGTATGATACAGGGTCTGCGCTGCGTTGATCATGCAGTTCTCGGCGACACGGTTGATATGTACCGCCCGATTGCAGAGATCGATCCAGACATCATCACACTCGGATTCAATCAGAAGTTTTCCGAGGAGAAGCTGATTGCAGAGATGCGAAAGCGAAACATTCGTGCTGACATCATGCGTATCGGAGATTTTTCCGGATGCAAATTCAATTCATCAACAACGATCATCGATGAGGCAGTGAAACGGAGATGTGAAAAATGA
- a CDS encoding NDP-sugar synthase, producing MKACIMCGGEGTRLRPLTFERPKPCIPIANSPSIVHLVTHLANLGFTDIVITIGYLGDEIQKALGDGSLYGATITYVPEKVKLGTAGSVKNAEEFLNDAPFLVVGGDHMTDLNVLEFYREHMNSSAITSIGLISIEDPREFGIAEIDASLRIRRFREKPAPGEIFSNLASTGIYVCDPRIFEFIPAGTKFDFAKDLFPLLMEKGYQLNGWLARGNWTDVGNPAMLRAAEKWKLQENASTSVSGTLNVKDAHITGPVRFGDGITLGAGSRVVGPVFIGSGAMIGENVIIGPYTSIGENVMIKSNAKIFSSSIYNGVVVGANTTISGSIIDIDTTIGDNCSIEHNTVVGPRSVLRNGVTIHSGTRLWPEVIVPERSVVTEHMLNDKFDTRYEGS from the coding sequence ATGAAAGCCTGCATTATGTGCGGCGGCGAGGGTACGCGTCTTCGCCCGTTGACTTTTGAGCGGCCGAAGCCGTGTATTCCGATTGCGAACAGTCCGTCCATTGTTCATCTGGTGACGCATCTTGCAAATCTTGGTTTTACAGATATTGTGATTACGATCGGGTATCTTGGTGATGAGATTCAGAAGGCTCTGGGCGATGGATCACTGTACGGTGCAACGATTACGTATGTGCCCGAGAAAGTGAAGCTAGGGACGGCTGGATCGGTGAAAAATGCGGAGGAGTTTTTGAATGATGCGCCGTTCCTTGTTGTGGGCGGAGATCATATGACGGATCTGAATGTTCTTGAGTTTTATCGCGAGCACATGAATTCATCGGCGATTACGTCTATAGGGCTGATCAGTATCGAGGATCCGCGTGAGTTTGGTATTGCGGAGATTGATGCATCACTTCGTATCCGCCGGTTCCGCGAGAAGCCTGCGCCCGGAGAGATTTTTTCAAATCTTGCAAGCACCGGAATTTATGTGTGTGACCCGCGGATTTTTGAATTTATTCCGGCAGGTACGAAGTTTGATTTTGCGAAGGATCTGTTCCCGCTTCTGATGGAGAAAGGGTATCAGCTGAACGGATGGCTTGCCCGCGGAAACTGGACTGATGTGGGAAATCCTGCAATGCTGCGTGCGGCAGAGAAGTGGAAACTTCAGGAGAATGCATCGACGAGTGTTTCTGGTACGCTGAATGTGAAGGATGCACATATTACGGGCCCTGTGCGGTTTGGTGACGGCATTACGCTTGGTGCAGGATCGCGTGTGGTTGGTCCGGTGTTTATCGGATCAGGAGCAATGATCGGGGAGAATGTGATCATCGGTCCGTATACGAGTATCGGTGAGAATGTGATGATTAAGAGTAATGCGAAGATCTTTTCCTCGTCGATTTACAATGGCGTGGTTGTGGGAGCGAACACGACAATTTCGGGAAGTATTATTGATATTGATACGACGATCGGGGATAACTGTTCGATTGAGCATAATACGGTTGTTGGGCCGCGGTCGGTTCTGCGCAATGGTGTGACGATTCATTCAGGCACACGGCTGTGGCCTGAGGTTATTGTTCCTGAGCGCTCGGTTGTAACGGAACATATGCTGAATGATAAGTTCGATACGCGCTACGAAGGTTCGTAA
- a CDS encoding Mov34/MPN/PAD-1 family protein — MLVRAIDREVLDLLLEMGRSSAPNEFIVMTGAEKGVITTVYPIAGTTVTSASATIFMDMIPLGMQIAGTAHSHPNGALWPSDADLQTFAETGPCHIIVGDPYDADSWRCFDRDGQERTLEVIG, encoded by the coding sequence ATGTTAGTTCGCGCAATTGACCGTGAAGTCCTGGACCTTCTGCTTGAAATGGGGAGATCCAGCGCTCCAAATGAGTTCATCGTAATGACCGGCGCAGAAAAAGGCGTTATCACTACGGTGTATCCGATTGCGGGAACAACGGTCACAAGTGCAAGCGCTACAATCTTCATGGACATGATACCGCTCGGCATGCAGATAGCAGGGACCGCACACAGCCACCCAAACGGCGCACTCTGGCCGTCAGATGCCGACCTGCAGACCTTTGCCGAAACCGGCCCGTGCCACATCATCGTCGGCGATCCCTACGATGCAGACAGCTGGCGATGCTTCGACCGCGACGGACAGGAACGGACACTGGAGGTAATCGGGTGA